In the genome of Bremerella sp. JC817, one region contains:
- a CDS encoding PQQ-binding-like beta-propeller repeat protein: MFRPNTLRQYPTAATATLVLFLSLVVVSLGCTPPPTGRPSTSNTTLNPNPNTTIPPSNVTSPAKLPLPDQVPVDETEMAVESSKVTPAKSSEELTPVVTPDEKPGVTLVDENAAVPAKPSEELTPPSVTDTPADAKMKAEEVREEVKKEESGKVEAKPAPEAMTKSDAPAKEEAPAEEEKKSEPVAEVASAKTTTAASSTTESKADPQDWLYWRGPEFNGISRATGLPDTWDPAGGEGSNVLWKSEDLGTRSTPVVMNGKLFVLCAAEQGTPREGERVVCVDAKTGEPIWENRFNVYLSDVPVERVGWSAVTADPETNTVFALGVSGHFQCIDADTGKTIWVRKMHEQFGLLTTYGGRTNFPIVYEDLVIISGIVIGWGDMAKPAHRFLGMNKKTGEVVWFTETTPLPYDTTYSAPSIKIVDGIPQYIIGAGDGKIWSIQPRTGQHNWSFAFAARGLYGTPIIEGDTVFMAQGEENVQPKEVDGKIVIDVDNTMGAVVAVDATKKGDISITGQKWKVVELNGNRSAPLYVNDKLYVIDDRAKLFVLDPATGEELFKKTALGTKMFASPLYADGKIYTITENGRYYVLGLKEDGEVEILTKGRLPDGDALGSPICAQGLIYFPTTTALYCVGVEGKETGFSGLPEQPKEVPASEDPEPATVQVIPAEDLVYPGDKIDYQVKLFNSRGQFLKDAESVDFSVEGPAKITEKGELTANADAGHAPAYIQAKVGELTGDARIRIVPPLPWAFDFENIKIDEKSGKGEPPITWVGARYRHVVRDVDGNKVMVKITTIPKGTRSQSWMGHTDLHDYTIEADVMAQEQEGQLPDIGLIAQGYEFILMGNESKAKAMTWITQQRIAQGVDFKLEPTVWYHMKLKVSNQEDGTAKAQGKVWKKDEAEPEDWTVEIVDEVPNTTGSPGLFGNAKTGEIFLDNIKVTPNS, encoded by the coding sequence ATGTTCAGGCCCAATACACTCCGGCAATATCCAACGGCGGCCACAGCGACGTTGGTGCTGTTTCTGTCCCTGGTAGTTGTCTCCCTTGGCTGTACCCCACCCCCGACCGGTCGGCCATCAACTTCTAACACCACGCTCAATCCAAATCCCAACACCACCATCCCACCGTCCAACGTGACGTCCCCGGCCAAACTGCCTTTGCCTGATCAGGTTCCGGTAGACGAAACCGAGATGGCCGTTGAAAGCTCGAAGGTCACTCCTGCGAAGAGTAGTGAAGAATTGACCCCGGTCGTGACGCCAGACGAAAAACCAGGTGTCACCCTGGTGGATGAAAACGCAGCGGTGCCTGCCAAGCCAAGCGAAGAGCTGACGCCACCTTCGGTTACCGACACGCCTGCCGATGCCAAAATGAAGGCAGAAGAAGTCCGGGAAGAGGTCAAGAAGGAAGAGTCGGGCAAAGTAGAAGCCAAGCCAGCTCCGGAAGCAATGACCAAGTCGGATGCCCCTGCCAAGGAAGAAGCTCCGGCCGAAGAAGAAAAGAAATCGGAACCTGTCGCGGAAGTCGCCTCGGCCAAGACGACGACCGCGGCCTCGTCGACCACCGAGTCGAAAGCGGATCCTCAAGACTGGTTGTACTGGCGTGGCCCTGAATTCAACGGCATCAGTCGTGCGACCGGCCTGCCGGATACCTGGGACCCGGCTGGCGGAGAAGGCAGCAACGTTCTGTGGAAAAGCGAGGATCTCGGTACCCGCAGCACGCCGGTCGTGATGAACGGCAAGCTGTTTGTTCTGTGTGCTGCCGAACAAGGCACGCCACGCGAAGGGGAACGAGTTGTCTGCGTCGACGCCAAGACAGGCGAACCGATCTGGGAAAACCGCTTTAACGTTTATCTCTCGGATGTGCCTGTCGAACGCGTCGGCTGGTCGGCTGTGACTGCCGACCCAGAAACCAACACCGTGTTCGCCTTGGGCGTCTCGGGTCACTTCCAGTGCATTGATGCCGATACCGGCAAGACCATCTGGGTCCGTAAGATGCACGAACAGTTCGGTTTGCTGACCACGTACGGGGGTCGTACCAACTTCCCAATCGTCTACGAAGACCTGGTGATCATCAGCGGGATCGTGATTGGCTGGGGCGACATGGCCAAGCCGGCTCACCGCTTCCTGGGAATGAATAAAAAGACGGGCGAAGTCGTCTGGTTCACCGAAACCACGCCACTCCCTTACGACACCACCTACAGCGCTCCGAGCATCAAGATCGTAGATGGCATTCCTCAGTACATCATCGGTGCTGGCGATGGCAAGATCTGGAGCATTCAGCCGCGTACCGGTCAGCACAACTGGAGCTTCGCGTTTGCAGCTCGCGGTTTGTACGGCACGCCGATCATCGAAGGCGACACCGTCTTCATGGCTCAGGGCGAAGAAAACGTCCAGCCGAAAGAAGTCGACGGTAAGATCGTGATCGACGTGGATAACACCATGGGTGCTGTCGTCGCTGTCGATGCCACGAAAAAAGGCGACATCTCGATCACCGGCCAAAAGTGGAAAGTGGTCGAACTGAACGGTAACCGTAGTGCTCCGCTCTACGTCAACGACAAGCTGTACGTGATCGACGACCGTGCCAAGTTGTTCGTTCTCGATCCGGCGACCGGCGAAGAACTGTTCAAGAAGACGGCACTCGGCACCAAGATGTTTGCCTCGCCACTCTATGCGGACGGCAAGATCTACACCATCACCGAAAACGGCCGTTACTACGTGCTTGGCTTGAAGGAAGATGGCGAAGTCGAAATCTTGACCAAGGGCCGCTTGCCAGACGGTGACGCCCTGGGCTCGCCAATCTGTGCTCAAGGTTTGATCTATTTCCCAACCACGACCGCGTTGTACTGCGTTGGTGTGGAAGGCAAGGAGACTGGTTTCAGCGGTCTGCCAGAGCAGCCAAAGGAAGTGCCGGCTTCGGAAGATCCAGAACCAGCAACCGTTCAGGTCATCCCTGCGGAAGACCTGGTCTACCCAGGCGACAAGATCGACTACCAGGTCAAGCTGTTCAACTCGCGTGGCCAATTCCTGAAGGATGCCGAATCGGTCGACTTCAGCGTCGAAGGCCCAGCGAAGATCACCGAAAAGGGCGAGCTGACCGCCAATGCCGACGCGGGTCATGCTCCGGCTTACATCCAAGCCAAAGTGGGTGAACTGACGGGCGACGCTCGTATTCGTATCGTTCCGCCACTGCCATGGGCCTTCGACTTCGAGAACATCAAGATCGACGAAAAGTCTGGCAAGGGCGAACCGCCGATCACCTGGGTGGGTGCTCGCTACCGTCACGTCGTTCGCGATGTTGATGGCAACAAGGTGATGGTCAAGATCACGACCATTCCGAAGGGTACCCGTAGCCAGTCGTGGATGGGTCACACCGACCTGCACGACTACACCATCGAAGCCGACGTCATGGCCCAGGAACAGGAAGGCCAGCTGCCAGATATCGGCCTGATTGCCCAAGGCTACGAGTTCATCCTGATGGGGAACGAATCGAAGGCCAAGGCGATGACCTGGATCACGCAGCAGCGTATCGCCCAGGGAGTCGACTTCAAGCTGGAGCCAACCGTTTGGTACCACATGAAGCTGAAGGTCTCGAACCAGGAAGATGGAACCGCCAAAGCCCAGGGCAAAGTCTGGAAGAAAGACGAAGCGGAACCAGAAGACTGGACGGTCGAGATCGTCGACGAGGTGCCAAATACGACTGGCAGCCCAGGACTCTTTGGTAACGCCAAAACGGGCGAAATCTTCCTGGACAACATCAAGGTGACCCCGAATAGTTAA
- a CDS encoding cupin domain-containing protein, producing MTQTPSTKGYEVVDFASIPGVPCPCGTAKRGLADVEDYPGTIHVTEISLEAKVHYHKQLTETYFFLECGEDAQMQLDDEIIPVHPGMCIMIRPGTRHRALGKMKIVNIVYPKFDPEDEWFD from the coding sequence ATGACGCAAACCCCATCGACCAAGGGATACGAAGTCGTCGACTTTGCCAGCATTCCCGGTGTTCCCTGCCCATGTGGAACTGCCAAACGTGGTCTGGCCGACGTCGAAGACTATCCCGGCACAATTCATGTGACCGAAATCTCGCTGGAAGCGAAGGTCCACTATCACAAACAACTGACCGAGACCTACTTCTTTCTGGAATGTGGCGAAGACGCCCAGATGCAGTTGGACGACGAAATCATTCCGGTTCATCCCGGGATGTGCATCATGATCCGCCCCGGCACGCGGCACCGGGCCCTCGGAAAGATGAAGATCGTGAACATCGTCTATCCCAAGTTCGACCCGGAAGACGAGTGGTTTGACTAA
- a CDS encoding sulfatase produces the protein MTATLRFLLPMLGLVWLASPWCASQADAADTPAAKQPNILFIMADDHAYQAISAYPGALNKTPNIDRIANEGRRFNRCYVTNSICGPARAVILTGKYSHLNGFYQNGNRFDGSQMTYPKLLQKAGYQTAVVGKWHLETDPTGFDFWSVLRGQGPYYNPQMLTSDGPKKYEGYTTDIITDIALDWLKEKRDPNKPFLLVYQHKAPHRNWMPGPKYLNKYDDVEFPEPDTLFDDYSNRASGATNQDMTIVKTMNANDLKLTPARGLTPEQKELWDAAYGPKNKAFEEAKLKGDALVRWKYQRYIKDYLRCIDSVDENVGRVLDYLDDEGLAENTLVMYTSDQGFYLGEHGWFDKRWMYEESFRTPLLVRWPGHVKAGTVSDALAINLDFPETMLQAAGVEIPKEMQGLSLMPVLTGDGKAPADWRDSLYYHYYEFPGAHSVPRHYGVYDGRYKLIYYYQLDEWELFDLQQDPKEMVSVYGKPDYAEVQAKMHEKLKELREKYQDDTPRKTAKK, from the coding sequence ATGACCGCGACCCTTCGTTTTCTTCTTCCCATGCTTGGTCTGGTATGGCTTGCCAGTCCATGGTGCGCGAGCCAGGCGGACGCGGCTGATACGCCTGCGGCCAAGCAGCCCAACATTCTGTTCATCATGGCCGACGACCACGCTTACCAGGCGATCTCGGCTTACCCAGGCGCCCTCAACAAAACGCCCAACATCGATCGTATTGCCAACGAAGGCAGGCGGTTCAATCGCTGCTATGTGACCAACAGCATTTGCGGTCCTGCCCGGGCCGTGATCCTGACGGGCAAATACAGTCACCTGAATGGCTTCTATCAGAACGGCAACCGATTCGACGGCAGCCAGATGACTTATCCGAAGCTGTTGCAGAAGGCGGGCTATCAAACGGCGGTCGTCGGAAAGTGGCACTTGGAGACCGACCCGACCGGGTTCGACTTCTGGAGCGTGCTGCGTGGCCAAGGTCCTTACTACAATCCGCAGATGCTGACGTCGGATGGCCCGAAGAAGTACGAAGGCTACACGACCGACATCATCACCGATATCGCGCTCGATTGGTTAAAAGAGAAACGCGATCCCAACAAGCCGTTTCTGTTGGTCTATCAGCACAAGGCCCCCCACCGCAACTGGATGCCCGGTCCGAAGTACTTGAACAAGTACGATGACGTTGAGTTCCCAGAGCCGGATACCTTGTTCGACGACTACAGCAATCGCGCGTCGGGTGCGACCAATCAGGACATGACGATCGTCAAGACGATGAACGCCAACGACCTGAAACTGACGCCAGCACGTGGTTTGACCCCGGAACAAAAGGAGTTGTGGGACGCTGCTTACGGTCCGAAGAACAAGGCGTTTGAAGAAGCCAAGCTGAAGGGGGACGCCTTGGTTCGCTGGAAGTACCAGCGTTACATCAAGGACTACCTCCGCTGCATCGACTCGGTCGACGAGAACGTCGGTCGCGTGCTCGATTATCTCGACGACGAAGGTCTCGCCGAGAACACGCTGGTGATGTACACCTCGGATCAAGGGTTCTATTTGGGCGAACATGGCTGGTTCGACAAGCGTTGGATGTACGAAGAATCGTTCCGCACGCCGCTGCTGGTTCGCTGGCCTGGGCATGTCAAAGCGGGCACGGTCAGTGATGCCCTGGCAATCAATCTCGACTTCCCGGAAACGATGCTGCAAGCCGCCGGCGTCGAGATCCCGAAAGAAATGCAAGGCTTGAGCCTGATGCCGGTGCTGACCGGGGATGGCAAAGCTCCGGCCGATTGGCGGGACTCGTTGTACTATCACTATTACGAGTTCCCAGGTGCCCACAGCGTGCCGCGGCACTACGGTGTTTACGATGGCCGCTACAAGCTGATCTATTACTATCAGCTCGACGAGTGGGAGCTGTTCGACCTGCAGCAAGACCCGAAAGAAATGGTCAGCGTCTATGGCAAGCCGGACTATGCCGAAGTGCAGGCCAAGATGCACGAGAAGCTGAAAGAACTTCGCGAGAAGTATCAGGACGACACGCCGCGGAAGACGGCGAAGAAGTAA
- a CDS encoding formylglycine-generating enzyme family protein, with translation MHKFVLTLAMVCFAAASTSAAEVVGISPNKPESGPFVKIDEGYMVPYEITIPGTDVKLKMVPVPGGTLKLGSPESEAGHTDAEAPEVDVEIEPFWMAEHETTWKQYKPYMELYQQFKKFQAAGVRKVTDDNKIDAITAPTPLYEPSFTFEHGEDPELPAVTMTNYSARQYTKWLSGVTGMQYRLPSEAEWEFAATGGAKTAYHFGDDAEQLGDYAWFSGNSDEAPHLVKGKKPNQFGLYDMHGNVWEWVLDQYSEEGFARLEGKKLKALDTVAWPSEPDPLMVKGGGWDDDAESCRAASKMGSSDEDWKQEDPNVPLSPWWFTSYPSTCVGFRVIRPLHEVEKKEADKFYRPEIEFLNLDVGDRLIEGRGVLGLVDPELPAAIKESE, from the coding sequence ATGCACAAGTTTGTCTTGACCTTGGCAATGGTTTGCTTCGCGGCAGCATCCACCTCTGCGGCTGAGGTAGTTGGCATCAGTCCGAACAAGCCAGAGTCGGGCCCATTCGTGAAGATCGACGAGGGCTACATGGTCCCTTACGAGATCACCATTCCTGGGACCGATGTCAAATTGAAGATGGTTCCTGTTCCTGGCGGCACGCTGAAGCTGGGCAGCCCAGAATCGGAAGCAGGCCACACCGACGCGGAAGCTCCGGAAGTGGACGTCGAGATCGAACCCTTCTGGATGGCCGAACATGAAACGACCTGGAAGCAGTACAAGCCTTACATGGAACTGTACCAGCAGTTCAAGAAGTTCCAGGCCGCCGGCGTTCGCAAGGTGACCGACGACAACAAGATTGACGCGATCACCGCTCCGACTCCGCTCTACGAACCAAGCTTCACGTTCGAGCATGGCGAAGATCCGGAACTGCCCGCCGTGACCATGACCAACTACTCGGCTCGCCAGTATACGAAGTGGCTCAGCGGCGTGACCGGCATGCAGTATCGTTTGCCCAGCGAAGCCGAATGGGAATTCGCCGCGACCGGCGGTGCCAAGACGGCCTATCACTTCGGTGACGACGCCGAACAACTGGGCGATTACGCCTGGTTCTCGGGGAACTCGGACGAAGCACCTCACCTGGTCAAAGGGAAAAAGCCCAACCAGTTTGGTCTGTACGACATGCACGGCAACGTGTGGGAATGGGTTCTGGATCAGTACAGCGAAGAAGGTTTCGCGCGCCTGGAAGGTAAGAAGCTGAAGGCTCTCGACACGGTTGCCTGGCCAAGCGAACCTGATCCGCTGATGGTTAAAGGTGGCGGCTGGGACGACGACGCCGAAAGCTGCCGCGCCGCTTCCAAGATGGGTAGTAGCGACGAAGACTGGAAGCAGGAAGATCCCAACGTCCCGCTGAGCCCATGGTGGTTCACCAGCTATCCATCGACCTGCGTTGGTTTCCGTGTGATTCGTCCTTTGCACGAAGTCGAAAAGAAGGAAGCCGACAAGTTCTATCGTCCCGAAATCGAGTTCCTGAACCTCGACGTCGGCGATCGCTTGATCGAAGGGCGTGGTGTTCTGGGTCTGGTCGATCCGGAACTGCCAGCCGCGATCAAAGAATCGGAATAG
- a CDS encoding nucleoporin codes for MTRNVIAGGLLSCFCLLMTVSAIQEASAQDSVLTELYGRGVHAYFRADYPEAQKLLETVVQEGTTDPRVYYFLGLSNYAMGDDQAAEADFTKGAQLELSGATSYPVGKSLERVQGSARLSLESFREKVRTETFLKKKEQERARYEALKRQEDQILRGRPAADTKVPVDVPMNDATDPYGSQDAAAMPKTAPAQTAPLPEVDSNTDPFGSATPMPTTPAPSDPFGGSAPMPADPAAPTDPFGSAPMPADPTAPSDPFGTAPEPANPSAPNDPFGTAPEPADPAAPSDPFGNVPEPANPGDPFGAAPAPAMTPGSDDPFGAATPPAAAPGDDPFGAAPAPAMTPGDDDPFGAAGPAATPSDGKKNPVTAAFGALGDALIPSVKVPSVPGMGGGAGPGPANSMPSDDPFGAAPPASDDPFGATPPANDDPFGATPPAPTSPTPNQPFGVPSAAPSTTVPSGNDPFGAAPPAAGMAPGGSDPFGSAPTPKPMPKPMSQDSSDDPFGATPPPSNDPFGAAPPAADDPFGATPPPAAAPGADPFGAAPPAMDDPFGN; via the coding sequence ATGACGAGGAACGTTATCGCCGGCGGACTTTTGTCCTGCTTCTGTCTGCTAATGACCGTAAGTGCAATTCAAGAAGCATCTGCCCAAGACTCCGTTCTGACCGAACTTTATGGTCGCGGTGTCCACGCTTACTTCCGGGCCGACTATCCTGAAGCGCAAAAGCTGCTGGAAACGGTCGTCCAAGAGGGAACTACCGATCCTCGGGTCTACTATTTCCTCGGCCTGTCGAACTACGCCATGGGTGACGATCAGGCTGCCGAGGCCGACTTCACCAAGGGTGCCCAACTGGAACTCTCGGGAGCAACCTCCTACCCAGTCGGCAAGTCGCTGGAACGGGTCCAAGGTAGCGCTCGTCTTTCGCTGGAAAGCTTCCGGGAAAAGGTCCGCACTGAGACCTTCCTGAAGAAGAAAGAACAAGAGCGTGCTCGGTACGAAGCACTGAAGCGTCAGGAAGATCAAATCCTGCGTGGCCGTCCAGCTGCCGACACCAAGGTCCCTGTCGACGTTCCGATGAACGACGCGACTGATCCTTATGGTTCGCAAGATGCCGCCGCCATGCCAAAGACGGCTCCAGCTCAAACCGCTCCGCTGCCAGAAGTCGACAGCAACACCGATCCATTCGGTAGTGCCACGCCAATGCCGACCACGCCTGCTCCAAGCGATCCGTTTGGTGGCAGTGCCCCAATGCCGGCCGACCCTGCGGCTCCTACTGATCCGTTCGGATCGGCTCCGATGCCAGCCGATCCAACTGCTCCATCGGATCCATTTGGCACGGCGCCAGAGCCTGCGAATCCTTCGGCCCCGAACGATCCATTCGGAACCGCTCCAGAACCAGCCGATCCTGCGGCACCTTCCGATCCTTTCGGTAACGTGCCAGAACCAGCCAACCCAGGCGATCCTTTCGGTGCTGCTCCAGCTCCAGCGATGACCCCAGGCAGCGACGATCCATTCGGTGCCGCGACTCCGCCAGCCGCTGCCCCTGGCGACGACCCTTTCGGCGCCGCTCCGGCTCCAGCCATGACTCCTGGAGACGACGATCCGTTTGGTGCCGCTGGTCCGGCTGCGACGCCATCGGACGGCAAGAAGAATCCTGTCACCGCTGCGTTCGGTGCTTTGGGCGATGCTTTGATCCCCAGCGTCAAGGTTCCTAGTGTTCCTGGCATGGGTGGTGGTGCCGGTCCTGGCCCAGCCAACTCGATGCCTTCGGACGATCCGTTTGGTGCCGCACCGCCAGCCAGCGACGACCCATTTGGCGCGACCCCTCCAGCGAATGACGATCCGTTCGGGGCGACTCCACCGGCTCCAACTTCGCCAACGCCAAACCAGCCGTTTGGTGTTCCTTCGGCCGCTCCGAGCACGACCGTTCCTTCGGGCAACGATCCATTCGGCGCTGCACCTCCAGCTGCCGGTATGGCTCCTGGTGGTAGCGATCCATTTGGTTCGGCTCCAACGCCAAAGCCGATGCCGAAGCCAATGTCGCAGGATTCGAGCGACGATCCATTCGGAGCGACGCCTCCGCCGAGCAACGATCCGTTTGGTGCTGCTCCTCCAGCCGCAGATGATCCTTTCGGTGCCACGCCACCACCAGCGGCGGCACCGGGTGCCGATCCGTTCGGCGCTGCACCTCCAGCAATGGACGATCCTTTCGGCAACTAA
- a CDS encoding DUF2237 domain-containing protein — protein sequence MAKNVLGTDLQDCSHDPLTGFFRDGCCNTGAEDLGLHLVCSEMTESFLAFSKQVGNDLSTPRPEYGFPGLKPGNRWCLCALRWKEAFEAGVAPSVVLEATHISTLEFVDLEDLQNHAVPE from the coding sequence ATGGCCAAAAATGTACTGGGAACCGATCTGCAAGATTGCAGCCACGACCCCCTAACCGGTTTCTTCCGGGATGGGTGCTGCAACACCGGAGCCGAAGACCTGGGGCTGCACCTGGTTTGTAGCGAGATGACCGAGTCCTTCCTGGCGTTCTCGAAGCAGGTCGGAAATGACCTTTCCACACCTCGTCCTGAGTATGGCTTCCCTGGCCTTAAACCGGGTAACCGATGGTGTTTATGTGCTTTGCGGTGGAAAGAAGCCTTCGAAGCAGGGGTTGCTCCGTCGGTGGTGCTGGAAGCGACCCATATCTCGACGCTCGAGTTCGTCGACCTGGAAGACCTGCAGAACCATGCAGTCCCTGAGTAA